A window of Panthera tigris isolate Pti1 chromosome A3, P.tigris_Pti1_mat1.1, whole genome shotgun sequence genomic DNA:
AGTAAGATCTTGAAGGAAAAGGTTTTGAGATCAGGAGTTTAAGCATGTAAAtctaaaatgatcatttaaaaaaaataaatacataaataaaaaaataagaagagagatCATTTTAACCAGTTTCCAATAAATGGTTTAATGGATgctttgttgaattaaaaaaaaaggtggggggagaaacACTGCTTTGGAGGCAGAAGTGAAGGAGAGGTTAGGTAAAGATGTAGAAAAATTTTGAGGTAGAATAGAGATGATGAAGTAGTTCTTGATATATGACCTTGATCTAAGTAAAGCAAGAGGTTAGCTCATCTGCTAAGAGTGAAAGAAGAACATTGGGAACTTGAACAGTGTGGGAAAGGTTTATGACTGGCTGCAGTTAATATATTTAAGTGTCAAtgcaaaacactaaaaaaatgctGAATGATGGAAGTAGGTGCACAAACAACCAACATGATTTCATGACATTTTATGACTAGCAATACTTAGTGGCTCTGATTTCAGGTGTAAAGAAAGCAGTTGGTCGGGTTATACGAGGTTGGATGAGTTTTTCTAGATTGCTAAGAGACAGTGTTGAAATACTTGGCTCTGGCtcagaaagggtcagagagaaagaaaagcaagggtAGGTAAAGGTATGGAGGCaatgaacagagatgcaaaagGGGAAACGAAAGTGCTTAGAGAAGGTAGTTCCAGGTGATAATATAGATCCAAAGACTCACCAGGCAGTAGAAGGGAAGGTAATGTGGAGTAGTTCTAGGAACTGACACCTCAAGGTATAAGGTGAATCTATGTTGGGCATCATCTATGGATGATTCCTTTATCAttgaagagaaaatggaggcacaCCAAGAGATAACTGGCCAGTGATCATGTGGTATATTGTAGCGTGGCAATTCAGAAGACAGTTCATAGGTTCGTTTTACTGTCATAAGCATTCAAACTGGAATAATATGGCATAttgtacaaaaattttaaatgtagaaaagcaGAATAATTATTATTACCCAACTCTTACTCtccatgcagttttttttttttttaaatgtttttcaacgttttttgttttatttttgggacagagagagacagagcatgaacgggggaggggcagagagagagggagacacagaatcggaaacaggctccaggctccgagccatcagcccagagcccgacgcggggctcgaactcacggaccgcgagatcgtgacctggctgaagtcggacgcttaaccgactgcgccacccaggcgcccctccatgcaGTTTGATACATAATGTGGTCTTCCAGATTTCTAGcatatgtggtttttttcctctctttttgtcACTTAGTATATTGTGGACTTATTTCTAAATTAACGCATATTtatttctaacgtttatttatttttgagacaatgcaagagacagagtgcaagcagcagaggggcagacagagggagacacagaatccaaagcgggctccaggctttgagctgtcagcccagagccagacctggggctcgaactcacaaaccgtgagatatgacctgagccgaagtcggacgcttaaccgaccgagccactcaggtgccccaacgcatatttatttctaataactGCATGTATTCTTTTGGAAGGATGTACTACTTGTAATCTAATCTCTTCATGGATATTTCGATGTTTATAGTTGTTctttactataaataatgctgtaatgaacattaTTATACATATTCTTGTACCCTTGTCTTATTACttccataaaataaacttttagaagtCCAATTACTGTATCAAAGGGCATGcacatttgaaattttgatacaTATTACCAAATTGTGCTCCAGGAAGGCTGTACTATTTATATTCTTGCTGATCAGGATATgagaatgtgtttttatttaactctttttttttttttttttaatgtttatttttgagagagagagagacagagacagagcgtgagcaggggaggggcagagagagagggagacacagaatccacagcaagctccaggctctgagctgtcagcacagagcccgatgtgaggcttgaactcacagactgtgagatcgtgacctgagctgaagtcggacgctcaaccagctgagccacccaggcgcccctacttcacTCTTATTACCACTGgttattattaatcttttccattattttaatttgcacaaaaggatatttccttgtttttaatgttcgtttCTTTGCTGTTGAGGTTaagtattttttcatatgttcacTGAGATTAGATCTACTTCAATGCTTTTGTGAGAAGTAGATGAGGAAGTCAAAAAGGTAATTTGAATAGAGTTGTGGGTTCAAAAGAGATGGTGCAGCTTTGACTTAGAGTGGCATTGCGGGACAGAGAAAGACCGATTGATTGTCCTATTCCACTGGGAAGCAGTGGACAAAAAGACTGCTCTTCCCTCCCCTATCAAAAAAGTGGAATTAGTTGGACTAATTTCTCAAATTTCAGTGAAATATTGAGTctcctaaaaatatttaatttacttttgaaaaagctAAACATTCCCATGGCTCAGTCTTGCTCCCACCCCACAGTTAACCTGCTTTTCTTAGTTTTCTGTGTATCCGTATGGTATTACAGTGTGAGAAGACAAATATCTATTCCATGCTCCCTCTTCTTACACAAAAGCAGTTTACTAAATATAGCATTCTGTACTTGCTTTCCTTCtgcactttgttttctttatttaacaaaatatcttGGAGATCTtccatgaggttttttttttgtttttttttgttttttttttgttttttttttttaaggaaagcaaTACTTGTGGAACTCCAGATTTcactaaaacaattttaatttaatgttaccTAAATGTGTACAAACAGAACTGGGCATAACTTCCATGCCAACAAACCATACTACAAAATCATCAGAATTAAAGTCAACGTCAATATGACACAACTGTTTTGCCAAAACTAATTAGATACTCACAGCACGACTTAGGTAGTGACTGCTGAAGTATAGTTTCTTATGGCTTTAGCAAGCCTTTACACACTCATACCTTTGCCAATTCAGTTCTCCCACCACTTTTCTATAATCCAACCCAGTCCTCCTCCgttctgccttttctttattcCATAGCACCATCCTCTTTCTGTAAGTGTTCTATCATAATGCTATATGATTTACCTATTTattgtgtttatgtgtatttccCTCATGAGAATGTAAGGTTTTTTATGAAGTACAGATCTTCATTTTATTCACTGATATATTCCAAATACCCAGAACTGATCCTGGCACATAGCGGGATAGTCAGATATTTGGtgaagaaatgagtgaatgaacaaatgaagtcTGAGAACCACTTGTGAAGGATGTTGGAGCAATAGATAGTCATATAGGTcaaaagatggagagaagaagTAGGTTCAGTAAGGTCTAACCCTGGCTTAGACAGaagggaggccagtgtggctggtgGTGGAGTGGTTGGGAGAGGGTGAAGATGATGTGTGGTTGGTAGTGCTCTCTGGATCCTGGGGATGAGACTCAGAGGCAGTTATTGACAACCTTAGATAGGCCATTGTGTGCCCTCCATGGCAGCCCGTTAGATTCTGGGACACTTTCTCCTGGAATCAATGAGAGGGAAATACAAAACAGCTATTTTTCCATTCTCTCATTTACTAccttaaaatagcttttatttttagggtgcctgggtggctcagtcggttaagtgtccgactcttgatttcggctcaggtcatgatctcacggtttgggagtttgagctcccgcatcgggctctgtgctgacagcatagagcctgcttgggattctctctctgcccctctcctacgcatgccctctctctctctcaaaataaataaacttaagaaaaatagcttttattttctagGTTTGTATAACGAAGGCATAGTCTTATTTCAGGGACAACAGAAGAACCACTGCACTGATTTCCTAAGATTGATAcaactagaaaaatttaaatgccagaaagaggaggagaaccATTGACTTACACGGGGATAATCAATCAAAGTAAATAGctgattgcattctttttgtttgtagaAAGTACCTAAAAGAGAGGTGGGGTTGTTTTCCCAGATGGGGCAGAGTAAGCTGCAGCACATGCTCACCTAGGTTCAGTGGTCTTGGCTTGAACTATGGCACAGACTAGAATATTTGCTTGGGGTGGCAGAGTTTTGTGATTAGAATTTGATCAGTTCCAGCCTTCCAACCATGATGTTGTTGCAGCAGGGCCATTGCAGACTTCTCTTCAGGTGTACTATGCCATCAGTGTTGAATGATATGTCATTTCCATCTGGGGGTAGGAGGTGGGAAGGCTGATCATATGGGGCATtgtaaattttagttaacaaaaTCTAAGCACAGTATAgttttaagaatattatttattGGGAAGATTCTTTTGTAAATATATCCTCTGCCTAGCCTGAGGGCAACTTCATGAGTGAGTTAAACTTAGAAGAGGGAATAATTTATTTAGATGGTGCTTTGGGAAAGTGGCAGTATAAGTGTATATAGTTTTACAAATTTCTAGTGCTTTCTCTTAGGCTGTTTTAGGATTCTCCCAGAAACTTTTCAGACTGGTAATGCCCTCAGGTCTCTTTTTGCTATCTTCCCTAGAATTTTCTTCCTTGAAGTTCACTGATTCATAGAATGGGTCTGGAAGAGACTTTAAAGCCTTTATTCTGGTTCTTCCCATAGTTGCCGCAAACCAAAAGGGTCAGGTCTAGAGTTCCAACAGTCAAACATTCTGCCATCTGGACTCCGAGATCTCCTAGGCTGAGGCTGCTAGACTGCAGAGAAAGTGAACTGattcatttctctcccttcctttcctcccctacTTCCCTCCCTTgccttgcttcctttctccctcccctgtatttcttttcttattttatcatcccgtttcctttcttatttctaggCCATGTAGTTCAGCCAGGGAAGGGTTAGTGAGATTAAGGTGTGAAGGAAATCCTCATGACCTGAGTGAGGTGGCAGAAGGAAGAACATCCTTTGATCTTGAGAAATGCTAATTATGCTCTCTTTTTCCTAGGATGCTCACAACTGTATTCCTGAGCTGGACAGTGAGACAGCAATGTTTTCTGTCTATGATGGACATGGAGGTAATGGTAGCAGATCATATTGGTGACATTCTTGAACCCTAGTTCTAGACTTTAGAGGGCAAGGACAggtcctttgttcttttcctttccaaggtTCTGGTTGTAAGATATCGTTTCCATTCCTAGTGCTGTTTTTCTCTATTCTGCCATTCTACCTTCCTAGCTGGATATTGTATTGGTTTATAATCTCACCAGACCTTGTTTTAATCTGAAAAGCCTCTTCCTATAttacaatttatcttttttccactgaGAATTAAGTATGCAggtaagaaaagacaaaaggtaTATTAACATAGCCCTGAGAGAGTTGATGGTGAAATCCATTTTGTGGATCAGAACTTCCTAAACAGTTGTCTTTCAAATTGTATAAGTTAAAAGTGTAAGTTGTCTTTCAGTTGTATAAGGTATTCATTTCTTCAACCCTTGGGGTTCAGTCCAGTATGgcatgtaaatattatataactttatatGTGGGAAGCAGTGCTCTGGGTGACCTTACCTGTTTCCTAGGGGAGGAAGTTGCCTTGTACTGTGCCAAATATCTTCCTGATATCATCAAAGATCAGAAGGCCTACAAAGAAGGCAAGCTACAAAAGGTCTGTCTTATCGTAATGCTCCTTCTCTACTTCTGTAGTCTCTCCCTTATTTTCCAGTCCtgtggtttttcctttcttgttgcCGGTAAGCTGCTGCttactgcatttctttcttttttttttttttttttttttttttttaacgtttatttatttttgagacagagagggacagagcgtgaatgggggagggtcagagagagggagacacagaatctgaaacaggctccagactctgagctgtcagcacagagtctgacgcggggctcgaactcacggaccgcgagatcatgacctgagctgaagtcggccgcccaaccgactgagccacccaggcacccctgcttacTGCATTTCTTAAAGAATTCTATACCCCAAACAAGCTTATCCTCACTTGAGCCTTCTTAGAGTTGCCTCATTATTCCCAGGTCTCTGAActggtttttatttatatgtgagtGTCTCCTCATGTGGCAGATCACCGTGTAACTTGCATGCCATTTTTGTACCCAGATTGTATACAGGCAATTTATTTTGTACCTCCTGTACTTTTTCTGACACTTGCCTTATACTCTTTTGCTTATATCCAGGCATTAGAAGATGCCTTCTTGGCTATTGATGCCAAACTGACCACTGAGGAAGTCATAAAGGAGTTGGCACAGATTGCAGGGCGACCCACTGAGGatgaggatgaaaaagaaaaagtagctgatgaagatgatggtgagTGTTGCTGGCATCCCTTGTTTGAgaggaaatctgcattttaaagaactcttctttaatatatattatttcagtgTCAATTCTAAGAGAGGATGACTTCATACGGACTTGGGGAGTCCCCACATTAGAGAACCTTATGTTCTGCTACACTACATGAGGTtatgaagggagaaaaaattaaCCTTTGTGCCTAGTGTCCATAGttgtaagcattttatatatattttgtcattgTGGTAGGGTCTCTCTGGTTCCTGTTAATGTTTATGTGACCTCTTTTTTCTAGACAGGAGTTGTCATTAGCCTCAGCAGCCAGTCCTTAAGCCTGGGCTGTAGGCCTAAGACTAGCATCGTGGGCTTCCTGGGTCCTCAGCCATAATGAGCTTTCTACTTATCAATCAAAAATAAGAGGTGATAAGAGAACTATAGTAACTAGTGTTCCTTTGACTAAGAAGAGGGTGAAACTCAAAGACTAAAGGAAGTCTATGCAGGCAGACGTTATCTGAGAAGAAACCAAAGGGGTCTTCTGAGACCCCAGGGAGTGGGGAAGTTGGAACTCAGGCCTGTAAAGGCTGGGAGGCAGGAAAAAGGACTGGTCCTATGAAGAGTCTGGTGTGGGGGTACTGATTCAGCCTCTTCCCTGCAGTGGACAATGAGGAAGCTGCGCTGCTGCATGAAGAGGCTACCATGACTATTGAAGAGCTGCTCACGCGCTACGGGCAGAACTGTCACAAGGGTGCTCCCCACAGCAAATCTGGAGCTGGGACAGGCGAGGAACCAGGGTCCCAGGGCCTCAATGGGGAAGCCGGACCTGAGGACCCATCTAGGGAAACTTCTTCAGAGGAAAATGGCCCCACAGCCAAGGCCCACACAGGCCTTTCCTCCAACTCAGAACGTGGGACTGAGGCAGGCCAAGGTGGCGAACCTGGCACTCCCACTGGTGAGGCTGGGCCTTCCTGCTCTTCAGCCTCTGACAAGCTGCCTCGAATTGCTAAGTCCAAGTTCTTTGAGGACAGTGAGGATGAGTCAgatgaggcagaggaggaagaggaagacagtgaGGTAAGGGCCAGTGGGAGCAGACAGATACTGAATTTGCAGAAAAGGCCTGTTTGGTTACCATACATAGCTTTCaactcctttccttctctctgtctgtctctctctctctctctctctctctctctctctctctctctctctttaagtaattgctacacccaccgtggggcttaaactcacaaccccaagatcaagagttgcatgctctactaagCTTGGTGCCCACCatcttctcttatttttacaGCAATCCCCAAGGCCTATATTCCAGGCTTTTCTTGAATTCATTATCTCCACCAACATAGGAACCATTAGCCCTCTAACCTCTTCCTTTTTCGATACTATAACATACAGATCTAGTTCTAGCCTTTCAGAgtctgtcttttattattattattattattttttttttttaatgtttatttttgagagagagagggagagacagacatagtgtgagcaggggaagggtggagagagagggagatgcagaatctgaagcaggctctaggctctgagctgtcagcacagagcccagtgcagggctcaaactcacaaaccatgagatcatgacctgagctgaagtcggatgcttaaccgactgagccaccccaggcgccccagagtctGTCTCCAAGAGAGAACAGGAAGGTAGGGATTGTTACTTTAGATATTTGGATATTTCCTTCTCTGAGCCACTTATTTTCTGGCCATGTTGCCTGAAAGGTACTTTTGGCTGAGAGCCCTGGCCTTTTGCAGGACTTACTATTCGTGACTTCCGAACCCAGTTTAGGATATCAGTCATACCCatctggccctctcccctcccctggatTTTTCTATCATGATCATATAGTTGCATCTTTCATTGTTCTCAGAATCCGTGTTCAGGCCAGGCTCTTGGTTCTGAGTacaagttggggggaggggggcagggggtcaTCCCAGTCTCAGCAGCCTGGGATCATCCCTCTGGCAGGAATGCAGTGAGGAAGAGGATGGCTACAGCAGTGAAGAAGCAGAGAATGAGGAAGATGAGGATGACACTGAGGAGGCTGAAGAAGACgaggaagaagaggagatgaTGGTGCCTGGCATGGAAGGCAAAGAGGAGGTGTGTAGGGAAGGGGAGCAATGAGTCTGGAAAAGCCAAGAGGCAAATGTAATTCCCCTGATTGTCATTTGGTGACAGGGGATCTCCTTGCTGCCTTAGTACTGAAGTCCTGGTGATGCAGGGATTTATGCTACAAGTGGAACTAGGTCTTCAGGGTAAAATTagctcagaaaagaaagagagcatgctcTGGTCTTTGGAAAGATTACGTTCATGCCTCTCCTGTTTGTTAAAGCTTTCTTGGTGGTCCCagtgaagagaagaaagcatAAGTGAATGGTTGGGGAGCACCAATGAGGAGCTTGTGTCCAGAAGCTCCCATgatgcttcctttcttcctcttaagCCTGGCTCTGACAGCGGCACAACAGCGGTGGTGGCCCTGATACGAGGGAAGCAGTTGATTGTAGCCAATGCGGGAGACTCTCGTTGTGTGGTGTCTGAGGCTGGCAAAGCTTTAGACATGTCCTATGACCACAAACCAGAGGATGAAGTGGAGCTAGCACGCATCAAGAATGCTGGTGGCAAGGTCACCATGGATGGGCGAGTCAACGGGGGCCTCAACCTCTCCAGAGCCATTGGTAAGGGCCAGGAAAGCATGGGAAAGACTTCTGGGGTCTTACTCTCTCTTTCAGACTACCTAGTAGCAAACTTTAATCTTAATAGGCCCATGTACCTTGCCAAGTACTTTGGTATCTATTATTATCTCTGTCCTTAAAACATCTCCATGAGATAGGTAAGATAGCTGTCATTTTTGGATGATGAAAAAGGTGAGTGACCTACCTAAGGTTTAGCAACCTGAAAATAGGGCTGCAACTAGAAAAACTGGAACACAGTTTTTCATTCACTTAGATTATGGAACTTTGCCAAGAAGGGAAATGAATGGCAAGGCTTGACCAGCCCTAAGCACAGGTCTGTGGGGAGTGCCTAAACTACTCATCAACCAGCCGTTCCTTTACTTCAGGAGACCACTTCTACAAGAGAAATAAGAACTTGCCACCTGAGGAACAGATGATTTCAGCCCTTCCTGACATCAAGGTGCTGACTCTCACTGACGACCACGAATTCATGGTCATTGCCTGTGATGGCATATGGTGAGCACCAGCGGAATGCCCTAAAATTCCCTCTTTTATGCAGCATTACTTCTCTTACAGGTCTCTGAGCTGGTTTGGTTTTATCATCCCTCTAATGGCTGCATTCAGCACCTTTTCTCAAGCTGCTCTAGAATTAGAGCCTAGGCAGACACCTTGGTGTCAAAACCCCCAAGCCTAAGGCAGAGCTAAGGATATCTTTGTAGGTATTTGCATTGGCCCTGGGGGGCTATCACCTCTCTCTACACTCCTCTATTCTGCTTTGTTGGGACTAAAGAAGAGTATTGTTTTTGACCCCAGGAATGTGATGAGCAGCCAGGAAGTTATAGACTTTATTCAATCAAAGATCAGTCAGCGTGATGAAAATGGGGAGCTTCGGTTATTGTCATCCATTGTGGAAGAGGTGAGTCCCAGGGTGGAGGAGAAGAGGGTGTCTGGTCTGCATAGCCAAGGTTTTGTCTTTGGACCAGAGCTAAGACCAGAGCTGGTAATTAAGTATCCTTAATTACCGACTGATGCCAAACTCTGACTAGAAAGTTCCACCTTCCTTCATTTTCCTAACATATCCTCATGCCTCTTACGCTAGCAAGTGGCCTGTTTTGGGACATCCGTTGCCTGTTCCCCTCCTTCTGCCACCCTGTCTCAGCACAGTCAGCCCTCTTGTGGGGGCTTAGGTTCCTAGGAGGGTATTCAAACCCTGAAGCTGAGCTGCCCTGTCCCTTTTGTAGCTGCTGGATCAGTGCCTGGCACCAGATACTTCTGGGGACGGTACAGGGTGTGACAACATGACCTGCATCATCATTTGCTTCAAGCCCCGAAACACAGCAGAGCTTCAGCCAGAGAGTGGCAAGCGGAAACTGGAGGAGGTGCTCTCTTCTGAGGGGGCTGAAGAAAATGGCAACAGTGACAATAAGAAGAAAGCCAAGCGGGACTAACGGTTGTCCAGACCCCTGCCCACCTAGACTGTTTTCTGAGCCCTCTGGACCTGAGACtgagttttgtctttttcctttagcCTTAGCAGTGGTTATGAGGTGTGCAGGGGGAGCTGGGTGGCTTTACTCAGCCCATTCCAAAGAGGGCTCTCCCTCCACACAGCAGCCTGGGAGCCTCTGCTGT
This region includes:
- the PPM1G gene encoding protein phosphatase 1G translates to MGAYLSQPNTVKCSGDGVGASRLPLPYGFSAMQGWRVSMEDAHNCIPELDSETAMFSVYDGHGGEEVALYCAKYLPDIIKDQKAYKEGKLQKALEDAFLAIDAKLTTEEVIKELAQIAGRPTEDEDEKEKVADEDDVDNEEAALLHEEATMTIEELLTRYGQNCHKGAPHSKSGAGTGEEPGSQGLNGEAGPEDPSRETSSEENGPTAKAHTGLSSNSERGTEAGQGGEPGTPTGEAGPSCSSASDKLPRIAKSKFFEDSEDESDEAEEEEEDSEECSEEEDGYSSEEAENEEDEDDTEEAEEDEEEEEMMVPGMEGKEEPGSDSGTTAVVALIRGKQLIVANAGDSRCVVSEAGKALDMSYDHKPEDEVELARIKNAGGKVTMDGRVNGGLNLSRAIGDHFYKRNKNLPPEEQMISALPDIKVLTLTDDHEFMVIACDGIWNVMSSQEVIDFIQSKISQRDENGELRLLSSIVEELLDQCLAPDTSGDGTGCDNMTCIIICFKPRNTAELQPESGKRKLEEVLSSEGAEENGNSDNKKKAKRD